ACTTGAAATGGATAGATAGCGCTCCTTTAGCCCAGCCTCTACAGCCGAGTCATAGACCATTGCTGCACTTGTTCCTGAATCAAAATTATAAGACAAAGCACTTATCGCCATAGCTAGCGCATAAATCCAAAAATTTCCCTGCCCAGCCAACATAAGAATAGAAGACACAATCCCTGCTATACGACTTAAATAAAGGTTGGTCTTATAGGAATAGCGGTCAGCTAACATACCAGATGGAATTTCACAGAGAAGACTGGTCGTATGAAAAATACTCTCCAGAAGTCCAATCTGCCAAAGAGACATTCCGTTTTGACTGAGAAAGAGAATCCAAAAACTGGTAATCCCTAGAAATGCAAAAAACTCAACTCCGGCCATCAGGCCAATATTTTTCCGATAATTTCTTATTAACATCTTTTCTCCTTAACAAGTGTATTATTATTTCTTTTGTCCGTCACTTGTTAATCTTTGCCTTACATGATCTCCACCCCTTTTAGAAGCATTCTTCAATGCCATTATTGTTCCTTTAATGATTTATGAAATGATACCGGAAAATAGCTGTTCTGCGGTTTCTATTGCTAGTTTTCTTGTTTATTTTAGCACTTATGTCATTATATTACAAGAGAATATTGGAATACTCCTATAAAATCAAAGAAAACTAAAATCCAAAAAACAGTTCTTACTTTTCCAGTGGCAACTGACTAGAGTTTCAGCAATTTTATAATTTTCAAATAAACTCTGAGCAAATTCCTTGCAAGTTGTCTTGTTTTGTTGTAATATATTTTATAACAACGAGAAAATTCTCGGAAATTTAAGAAAAAGGAGACACATCATGTCTAAAAAAGTATTATTTATCGTCGGTTCACTACGTCAAGGTTCTTTCAATCACCAAATGGCTCTCGAAGCTGAGAAAGCACTTGCTGGTAAAGCAGAAGTTAGCTATCTTGATTACTCAGCTGTACCTCTCTTCAGCCAAGATTTGGAAGTTCCAACTCATCCAGCTGTAGCTGCTGCTCGTGAAGCAGTTCTCGCTGCGGATGCTATCTGGATTTTCTCACCAGTTTATAATCACTCAATTCCTGGGCCAGTGAAAAACTTGCTTGACTGGCTATCTCGTGCTCTTGACTTGTCTGATACACGTGGCGCTTCTGCCCTTCAAGACAAGTTTGTTACCGTATCATCTGTAGCCAATGCAGGTCACGATCAACTCTTCGCTATTTACAAAGACCTCTTGCCATTCATCCGTACACAAGTCGTTGGTGACTTTACTGCTGCACGTGTTAACGACTCTGCCTGGGCAGATGGAAAATTAGTTCTAGAAGAAACAGTCCTAAATTCACTTGAAAAACAAGCTCAAGACTTGGTTGCAGCAGTTCAATAAAAAATAAAGAATTTTTAAAAGTCTAAATCAATTATCGCCACCTCATAGGGTGGCTTTTTTAGACTCTATCAAGATTCTCAGACAAACATCAGCCATCCAAAAAAACCTTGAGCGTTACCACTCAAGGTTTTTAGCAGTCTTTTCCATCATGGAAAATCGTTCTAAGAATATTCTTTCATTCGAGATCTATCACTTATCATCTTCTTTCGAGAAATTAGTGACTGCTTGTTGCTGATTAATCTTCTTTTCTTCGACCTACATATAGGCTCAATAGAATACCGCTACCTAAAAGAACAGAGATATAATCAGATTGGCTTCCAGTTTCTGGTAATTTGTCCCCATGTTTTTCTTTACCTGTAGTTGGTACTACTGGGTTAGAAGTTAATGGTGTTACCGGTTGAACTGGTACATTTGGATTTGGTTGTGTTGGAACTTCAGGAATGTTTGAAGTTGGTTTGTCATTGACTTCTGGCATACCAGGTACTCCGCCATTAAATTCTGGAATTTCATGAACTGGAGGTGTTGGCATTCCTGGAACTTCTGGATTAGGAAGTTCATTGACTTCTGGCATACCTGGTACTCCACCATTGAATTCTGGCAATTCATTAACCTCTGGCATTCCTGGAACACCACCGTTGAATTCTGGCAATTCATGAACTGGTGGTTCTGGCATTGCAAACGTTGGTCCTTCTGGCACATTACGTGTTGGAGGAACTGGTTTGTCATTTGATGGTGTTACTGGTTTGCCTTGGCAACCACATTTACCATCTTTTCCGTCCTTACCATCTTTGCCGTCGCGACCATCACGTCCATCTTTAACAACTGTTTTTGTCACAGTTCCATCAGAATTGATGATTGTGATTGTATGACTACCATCACCATTATCTTCAACAGAAACTTTTGGTGATTTACCATCTTTACCGTCTTTAATCACCATTTCTGTCTTACTTCCATCTGGATTAGTGATTGTAACAACGTGAGTTCCGTCGTTATTATTTTTAACAGTTACAGTTGGTGAAACGCCATCTTTACCGTCTTTACCATCTTTGATAATAGATTTGTATTGACGACCATCAGAATCTATGATTGTTAATGTGTGAGTTCCGTCTCCGTTATCAACGATGTTCGCTTTTGGTGATTTACCATCAAAGATTGTAGTTGTAGTTTCTTTACCATCAGCTCCTGTCACTTTAATAGTGTGTGAACCGTTGTTGTTATCAATCACTTCAAGTTTTGGTTCTTTACCATCACGAACTGTAGTTGTTGTAGTTGTACCGTCTGAGTTCACAACTGTGATAGTGTGAGTTCCATCTCCGTTATCCACAACCTTAGCAGTTGGTGATTTACCGTCACGAACTGTGGTTTCAGAAACAGTACCATTACCGTTTTCTACACGAATTGTGTAAGTACCATCATGGTTATCTCTAACTGTTGCTACTGGTGATTTACCATCTTTAATGATTGTTTCAGTAGTTGTTCCATCACCATTTAGAACTGAGATCTTATGTGTTCCATTCTGTTCGTCAGTTATTGTAACTTTTGGTGATTTACCATCACGAACTGTGGTTTCAGTTGTCACACCTTCTGGATTTGTAATAACGATTGTATGACTTCCGTCTCCATTATCACGAACAGATGCGGTTGGAGTACGTCCGTCAACACCGTCACGACCATTCTTAACAACAAACTCATTCTTCGTTCCGTCTGGGTTAGTGATTGTTACTCTGTGGCTTCCATCTGGATTTTCTGTTGTAGTTGCTGTTGCAGCTTTACCATCTTTACCATCTTTGATGATAGCATTCGTAACATTGCCATCTCCATCCGTAACTTTAACAGTGTGAGTTCCATCGTTGTTATCAGTCACTTCAACTTTTGGAGTCTTACCATCTTTACCATTCTTAACAACTGTTTCTTTAGTTGTTCCATCTGGATTTGTTATAGTAATTGTGTGGCTTCCATCTGGATTTTCTGTTGTAGTGATATTGGCAGTTTTACCGTCTTTACCATCTTTAACTTTAGTTGTTGATTCAGAACCATCAGGGTTTCTAACAGTAATAGAGTGTGTTCCATCTCCATTGTCCGTTACATTTACAACTGGTGATTTACCGTCTGCTCCATTAGCTCCGTTTTCACCTTTTTCACCTTTTTCGCCTTTGTCGCCTTTTTCACCGGCTACTCCTTGAGGTCCACGGATATTACCAATCTTGTTCCAAGAACCATTTTCTTTCTTGTAAACATCACCTGTATTGGCGTCGATATAAGTATCACCGTCTTTACCATCATTAGCAGTTGGGGCAGTAACTCCACTTAGTAATTCAGCACCGTTACGTCCATTTGTACCAGAAGCTCCATCTGTACCATTACGTCCATTTGTACCATTCAAGATATCACTTGTACCAATTAATTCATCCACACCTGGATCGTATTTACCGTTACCATTATTATCATAGTATGCTGTAATACGAGTACCATTTACTGGTTGTGAATCTGTTGCATCTGTAGTTGTTGGTTGTACTGTTTCTGATGACTCAGTTGCACTTCTATCTTCATCTGGTAATGCTCTTCTATTTCTTGCACTTCTTGATGTTCCAGAAGGTTGTGAATTAGAAGTTGATCCAGCACCTCTTCTAACTGCTTCCACCAATGCATTTAAGTCAATAGTTGGTGTACGGCCATCTCTACCATTCTTACCATCTTTTACAGTAAAGGTTACTGGATCTTTTCCTGGTGTTGTAATGGTTACAAGAGTGCTTTGACCATCTTGACCACGTTGAGTTGTGATTGTAGGAGTTTGACCATCTTGACCGGTTGCACCAGTTTCTCCCTTAGCACCATCTTTAACAAAGACTGTAGTTGGTTGTGAACCATCATGGTTATCCACCGTGATTTCTACACCTTTATGACCTTCTTCATCCTTACGAACAGCTGTTACTGTTGGAGAGACACCGTCCACTCCATCTTTAATAACTGCAAGAGGTTTTTCAGGGTTCAATGGTTGACCTGGATGTGCTGGATCTTCTTGGTAAACTTTAGTTTCTTTACCATCTTTGACAGTAAGCAATGATTTACCATCACGTCCGTCCGCACCTTTAGCACCATCTTTAATCATTTCAGAACCTAGAAGTTCATCAGTTCCTGGAGTGTACTTACCATCATTGTTTTCATCAGTATAGAATGTCACAATTGTATGAGATGGATTTCCGTTTTGTCCTTCGACACGAAGTAAATCAACTTTTGGAGTTTTACCGTTCAGACCATTTTCTCCGTTCTTAACATTTACTGTAACTGGATCTTTACCTGGAACAGTGAATGTAATGTC
The Streptococcus toyakuensis genome window above contains:
- a CDS encoding NADPH-dependent FMN reductase, encoding MSKKVLFIVGSLRQGSFNHQMALEAEKALAGKAEVSYLDYSAVPLFSQDLEVPTHPAVAAAREAVLAADAIWIFSPVYNHSIPGPVKNLLDWLSRALDLSDTRGASALQDKFVTVSSVANAGHDQLFAIYKDLLPFIRTQVVGDFTAARVNDSAWADGKLVLEETVLNSLEKQAQDLVAAVQ